One Rhodococcus sp. P1Y DNA window includes the following coding sequences:
- a CDS encoding enoyl-CoA hydratase/isomerase family protein yields the protein MPYLERNGDVHILFLGDKDGAENVENRFHPDWIEKIHALLDEVEAIDGPAALVTTATGKFFTNGLDTDWLFANLDNVTWYLDRVHTLYTRLLAFPMATIAAVQGHAFGAGAMLATAHDFRVVRADRGFYCLPEVNLNMPFTVGMSALVTGRLPKQTAVEAMTTGRRYGGVDAVASGIADVAVAEDQVLTSAVERAAALTSTRGKNLAGIKAGIHTDVLAALNIPTGESNFSFGNQ from the coding sequence ATGCCATATCTGGAGCGCAACGGTGACGTCCACATTCTCTTCCTCGGCGACAAGGACGGTGCCGAGAACGTCGAGAACCGATTCCACCCCGACTGGATCGAGAAGATCCATGCGCTCCTGGACGAGGTCGAAGCAATCGACGGACCAGCCGCGCTGGTGACCACCGCGACCGGCAAGTTCTTCACCAACGGACTCGATACCGATTGGCTGTTCGCCAACCTCGACAACGTCACGTGGTACCTCGACCGCGTCCACACGCTGTACACGCGTCTCCTCGCGTTCCCGATGGCGACGATTGCTGCGGTGCAGGGGCATGCGTTCGGTGCTGGTGCCATGCTGGCCACCGCGCACGACTTCCGAGTCGTACGTGCCGATCGTGGGTTCTACTGTCTGCCCGAGGTCAACCTGAACATGCCCTTCACGGTGGGCATGTCGGCGTTGGTCACCGGCCGGTTGCCCAAGCAGACGGCCGTCGAAGCGATGACGACGGGACGCCGGTACGGAGGCGTCGACGCCGTCGCGTCCGGGATCGCAGATGTCGCAGTGGCCGAAGATCAGGTGCTCACCTCGGCTGTGGAGCGCGCAGCGGCGCTCACCAGCACGCGCGGAAAGAACCTTGCCGGCATCAAAGCGGGGATCCACACGGACGTACTCGCTGCACTGAACATTCCAACGGGCGAGAGCAACTTCAGCTTCGGAAACCAGTAG
- a CDS encoding purine-nucleoside phosphorylase, which translates to MGTTDAHEADPTVDPTGAAATAAAAIADATGVAEHSVAIVLGSGWQAAADRFGEPTATIRMADLPGFAPPSASGHSGTITSVNVDGTHTLLLQGRTHAYEGHELRRVVHPVRTAIAAGSTTVVLTNAAGGIREGMSVGQPVLISDHLNLTARSPLIGAEFVDLVDAYSTELRELARSIDPSLEDGVYAGLPGPHYETPAEIRMLRTIGADLVGMSTVHETIAARALGARVLGVSLVTNLAAGMTGEHLDHKEVLEAGKASASRMGELLFQLVTQL; encoded by the coding sequence GTGGGAACTACAGACGCGCACGAAGCCGATCCGACTGTCGACCCGACGGGTGCCGCAGCGACGGCCGCCGCCGCCATCGCCGACGCGACAGGAGTCGCCGAACATTCGGTGGCCATCGTCCTCGGCTCGGGCTGGCAAGCTGCCGCCGATCGATTCGGCGAGCCGACAGCCACGATCCGCATGGCCGACCTCCCCGGGTTCGCACCTCCTTCGGCGTCGGGACACTCTGGCACCATCACGTCGGTGAACGTGGACGGCACCCACACCCTTCTCCTACAGGGCCGCACGCACGCCTACGAGGGTCACGAACTTCGGCGCGTCGTGCACCCCGTCCGCACCGCCATCGCGGCAGGATCGACCACCGTCGTCCTCACCAATGCAGCAGGCGGCATCCGTGAGGGTATGAGCGTCGGGCAACCCGTCCTCATCTCGGACCATCTGAACCTAACGGCGAGGTCGCCACTGATCGGCGCCGAATTCGTCGATCTGGTCGACGCGTATTCGACCGAACTCCGCGAACTAGCCCGAAGCATCGACCCGTCGCTCGAAGACGGTGTTTACGCAGGCCTTCCCGGCCCGCACTACGAGACTCCTGCCGAGATTCGGATGCTCCGCACGATCGGAGCCGACCTCGTCGGCATGTCGACGGTGCACGAAACCATCGCGGCACGAGCCCTCGGCGCACGTGTTCTCGGAGTGTCCCTGGTGACCAATCTTGCGGCGGGGATGACCGGTGAACACCTCGACCACAAGGAAGTTCTCGAAGCGGGCAAGGCATCGGCATCGAGGATGGGTGAGCTGCTGTTTCAATTGGTGACGCAGCTGTGA
- a CDS encoding phospho-sugar mutase has protein sequence MSSELAAQVAAWIDADPDPSTREELTELTDAELAERFRAPLSFGTAGLRGEVRGGPNGMNVAVVVRTSAGIGAWLKEQGHDGSTVVVGRDARHGSEAFATAASETFAAQGFTVILLPRPLPTPVLAFAVRALDSELGVQITASHNPAADNGYKVYLRGGAQLIPPADGQIEAEIAAVGRAIDVPRALVAPGGSDVTARYLDTLPHLVRSSSRNIRIALTPMHGVGGEIACTALGGLGFRDVHVVTSQFDPDPEFPTVAFPNPEEPGASDALLALADEVDADLAIALDPDADRCAIGARGPLGWRMLSGDETGALLADHILKSAPPDSLVANTIVSSQLLSALAPARGARYARTLTGFKWLVRAGNGLVYAYEEAIGHCVDPSSVNDKDGISAAVMLADLAATLKSEGRTVLDVLDALAVEFGVHAGTQVSTRVDDLSMIESMMAQLRSDPPAQLAGRPVTVTDLLEEPGPLRTDAVELSGNGIRVIVRPSGTEPKMKAYLEVIEPTADLDDLPRARAAAETTLEELRVFARGL, from the coding sequence GTGAGCTCGGAACTCGCCGCACAGGTCGCGGCCTGGATCGACGCTGATCCCGACCCGTCGACCCGTGAGGAACTGACCGAACTGACCGATGCCGAACTGGCAGAACGCTTCCGCGCTCCGCTGAGTTTCGGAACCGCAGGACTTCGCGGTGAAGTTCGCGGCGGACCGAACGGCATGAACGTCGCTGTCGTCGTACGAACGTCCGCGGGAATCGGTGCGTGGTTAAAAGAGCAGGGCCACGACGGATCGACGGTGGTCGTCGGGCGCGACGCCAGGCACGGTTCCGAAGCGTTTGCGACAGCCGCCTCCGAAACATTTGCAGCCCAGGGCTTTACGGTGATCCTACTTCCCCGGCCGCTCCCGACACCCGTCCTGGCGTTCGCCGTGCGCGCGCTCGACTCCGAGCTCGGAGTGCAGATCACTGCTTCTCACAACCCCGCCGCCGACAACGGCTACAAGGTCTATCTCAGGGGCGGAGCGCAGCTGATTCCTCCTGCCGACGGGCAGATCGAAGCCGAGATTGCCGCTGTCGGACGCGCCATCGACGTACCCCGAGCGCTCGTGGCCCCCGGCGGATCGGATGTGACCGCCCGCTACCTCGACACCCTCCCCCACCTCGTACGGTCCAGCAGCAGAAATATCCGCATCGCGTTGACGCCCATGCATGGCGTCGGAGGCGAAATCGCCTGTACCGCGTTGGGGGGACTCGGATTTCGTGACGTACACGTCGTGACAAGCCAATTCGATCCCGACCCCGAGTTTCCGACCGTCGCATTCCCCAACCCGGAAGAACCAGGAGCATCCGACGCGCTTCTCGCTCTGGCCGATGAGGTCGACGCCGATCTCGCGATAGCGCTCGATCCCGATGCGGACCGGTGTGCGATCGGCGCGCGCGGGCCGCTGGGTTGGCGCATGCTCAGCGGCGATGAAACCGGCGCTCTTCTCGCCGATCACATCCTGAAGTCTGCCCCACCGGATTCGTTGGTGGCCAACACGATCGTCTCGTCTCAGCTGCTGTCGGCGTTGGCCCCCGCACGTGGTGCGCGGTACGCCCGGACGTTGACCGGATTCAAATGGCTCGTGCGCGCTGGAAACGGCCTGGTCTACGCCTACGAGGAAGCGATCGGCCACTGCGTCGACCCGTCCTCGGTCAACGACAAGGACGGGATCTCGGCGGCAGTGATGCTGGCCGACCTTGCCGCGACGCTGAAATCCGAGGGCCGCACGGTTCTCGACGTACTGGACGCTCTGGCAGTCGAGTTCGGGGTGCACGCGGGCACCCAGGTATCCACCCGCGTGGACGATCTGAGCATGATCGAATCGATGATGGCACAGCTGCGTTCCGATCCCCCGGCCCAGCTGGCCGGTCGTCCGGTCACCGTCACCGACCTGCTCGAGGAACCGGGTCCGCTGCGCACCGACGCGGTCGAGCTTTCGGGCAACGGAATCCGGGTCATCGTACGACCGTCGGGAACCGAACCCAAGATGAAGGCGTACCTCGAGGTCATCGAGCCGACCGCGGACCTCGACGACCTCCCGAGGGCACGAGCCGCAGCCGAGACCACCCTGGAGGAGCTTCGAGTCTTCGCCCGCGGCCTGTAG
- a CDS encoding M20 family metallopeptidase: MIDETDAGVRRAAPELIALSHSIHSEPELAFEEYRSAAKVCEVLASHGFEIDSGVADIPTAFTASYGSGELTIGICAEYDALPEIGHACGHNIIAASAVGAAIALAPFAEKLGITIRVLGTPAEESGGGKVLMLERGVFDGVAAALMVHPGPFDIVGATSLALSDIAVRFTGRAAHASAAPEWGINAGDALTVSQVAIGLLRQHLAPGQQLHGIVSDGGLAPNIVPGHSELLYYLRAHTSESLAALTEKAYRCFDAGALATGCTHEIRTISPTYAELTPDPWLVAQFRREAEAIGRTPLAPELEGFRPLGSTDMGNVTNVLPGIHPVIGLDSSGAVTHQPEFAAACVTASADTAVLDGARLLARTAAAASQDTDVRSRLLEGVQARSAR, encoded by the coding sequence GTGATCGATGAGACCGATGCCGGTGTGCGCAGGGCCGCACCAGAGCTGATCGCGCTGTCGCATTCGATTCATTCGGAGCCGGAGTTGGCGTTCGAGGAGTATCGCAGCGCGGCAAAGGTCTGCGAGGTTCTCGCCTCACACGGCTTCGAGATCGATTCCGGTGTCGCAGACATCCCGACCGCGTTCACTGCGAGCTATGGGTCAGGTGAATTGACCATCGGCATCTGCGCGGAGTACGACGCGCTCCCCGAGATCGGCCACGCATGTGGCCACAACATCATCGCGGCGTCGGCCGTCGGTGCTGCGATCGCGCTTGCGCCGTTCGCCGAAAAACTCGGCATCACAATTCGGGTGCTCGGCACTCCGGCCGAGGAGAGCGGCGGCGGCAAGGTGCTGATGCTCGAACGCGGAGTGTTCGACGGAGTTGCCGCGGCATTGATGGTCCATCCAGGCCCCTTCGACATCGTCGGCGCGACGTCGCTGGCTCTTTCCGATATAGCTGTTCGTTTCACCGGTCGTGCGGCCCATGCGTCGGCCGCGCCGGAGTGGGGAATCAACGCGGGTGATGCGCTCACTGTCAGCCAGGTCGCGATCGGGTTGCTGCGACAGCATCTTGCGCCGGGTCAGCAGCTCCACGGCATCGTCAGCGACGGCGGCCTCGCGCCCAATATCGTTCCGGGCCACTCCGAACTTCTCTACTACCTTCGCGCGCACACCTCGGAGTCCTTGGCTGCGTTGACAGAGAAGGCGTATCGATGTTTCGACGCAGGCGCGCTCGCAACGGGTTGTACGCACGAGATCCGTACCATCTCACCGACATACGCAGAACTGACGCCCGATCCCTGGCTGGTTGCGCAGTTCAGGCGTGAAGCCGAAGCGATCGGACGTACACCACTTGCACCTGAACTGGAAGGATTTCGCCCTCTGGGCAGCACCGACATGGGAAACGTGACGAATGTACTTCCGGGAATCCATCCCGTCATCGGCTTGGATTCGTCCGGCGCCGTGACGCATCAGCCCGAATTCGCGGCCGCGTGCGTCACCGCATCCGCGGACACTGCGGTTCTCGACGGCGCCCGGCTGCTCGCAAGAACGGCCGCAGCGGCGTCACAGGACACCGACGTCAGATCTCGCCTGCTCGAGGGCGTCCAAGCTCGGTCTGCGCGATGA